The following are encoded in a window of Methanomassiliicoccales archaeon genomic DNA:
- a CDS encoding universal stress protein yields the protein MVTDAERHNLIIVAVDGSDGSSKATHKAASLARGISGTRLTVVHVINTKDYSILISETDDREAEARATCIINDALEIVNSEGVVARSAVLHGHPVAQIIKYAEDHRADLIVTGSRGLHGAKGMLVGSISEALTKRAKCSVLVVR from the coding sequence ATGGTGACTGACGCCGAAAGGCATAACCTCATCATCGTTGCCGTGGACGGTTCCGACGGCAGTTCCAAGGCCACCCATAAGGCGGCATCATTGGCCAGGGGAATATCGGGAACAAGACTGACCGTGGTCCACGTCATAAATACGAAGGATTATTCGATATTGATCTCCGAAACGGATGACCGGGAGGCGGAAGCCCGGGCGACCTGCATCATCAATGACGCACTGGAGATCGTGAACTCCGAGGGTGTAGTGGCCAGATCGGCGGTGCTCCACGGCCACCCGGTGGCGCAGATCATCAAGTATGCCGAGGACCACCGGGCCGACCTGATAGTGACCGGGAGTCGGGGCTTGCATGGGGCAAAGGGTATGTTGGTCGGGAGCATCTCGGAAGCACTGACCAAGAGAGCGAAATGCTCGGTCCTGGTGGTGCGATGA
- a CDS encoding 4Fe-4S binding protein codes for MAAKIKAEECVGCGACEDVCPQGCIKVTEVAVVNEKDCVDCGACVDECPNNAITVD; via the coding sequence ATGGCTGCAAAGATCAAGGCAGAAGAGTGCGTAGGATGCGGTGCTTGCGAGGATGTCTGTCCACAGGGATGCATCAAGGTCACAGAGGTCGCGGTCGTCAACGAGAAGGACTGCGTCGACTGCGGCGCTTGCGTCGATGAGTGCCCGAACAACGCGATCACCGTAGACTAA
- a CDS encoding NAD(P)/FAD-dependent oxidoreductase: MVYDLVIVGAGPAGLTAGVYAMSRKLKTLIIDAGDAGGQLINVYPEKTIANYPSVTEIHAHELGWSMVDHAKSSGCEIREHEVVKDIVDKGEGLVVISDKGEYETKTVILAIGTGLFMPKMLGAPGEERLKGRGVFHKLPEKKDLAGKRILFVGGGNSALEMALLASEVAQVYIVHRRDCFRADGCIVDRVVAKNIKTIMSAEVKEILGEDKVDGAVLNVGDPPQEMRLDVDMVVINIGVTPELEFLEKWKVALEGNQIKVDTEMRTSRRSVFACGDTVVYPGKYRQIVVACGEGATAANSVYKYVMKPYWA; this comes from the coding sequence ATGGTCTATGATCTGGTGATAGTGGGGGCAGGTCCGGCCGGACTTACCGCGGGCGTCTATGCGATGTCACGCAAGCTCAAGACCCTGATCATCGATGCCGGCGATGCCGGCGGCCAGCTGATCAATGTCTATCCCGAGAAGACCATAGCCAATTATCCGAGCGTCACCGAGATCCATGCCCACGAACTGGGGTGGTCCATGGTGGACCATGCCAAGAGCTCCGGCTGTGAGATCAGGGAGCACGAGGTGGTGAAGGACATCGTCGATAAGGGCGAGGGTCTGGTCGTCATCTCCGATAAGGGTGAATACGAGACCAAAACCGTCATCCTGGCCATCGGGACCGGTCTGTTCATGCCCAAGATGTTGGGCGCACCAGGAGAGGAACGCCTTAAGGGCAGGGGCGTATTCCACAAACTCCCGGAGAAAAAGGACCTGGCCGGGAAGCGCATCCTCTTCGTCGGAGGAGGCAACAGCGCGCTGGAGATGGCGTTGTTGGCGTCCGAGGTGGCCCAGGTCTACATCGTGCACCGCCGGGACTGTTTCCGGGCGGACGGGTGCATCGTCGATCGTGTGGTGGCCAAGAACATAAAGACCATCATGTCCGCCGAGGTCAAGGAGATATTAGGAGAGGATAAGGTCGATGGCGCGGTCCTCAACGTCGGCGATCCCCCCCAGGAGATGCGCCTCGATGTGGACATGGTGGTGATCAACATCGGCGTCACGCCCGAGCTGGAGTTCCTGGAAAAGTGGAAGGTCGCGCTTGAAGGAAACCAGATCAAGGTGGACACAGAGATGAGGACATCAAGAAGAAGCGTGTTCGCCTGTGGGGACACGGTCGTCTACCCAGGAAAATACAGGCAGATAGTGGTCGCCTGCGGGGAAGGGGCGACCGCAGCGAACTCGGTGTACAAGTACGTGATGAAGCCGTACTGGGCATGA
- a CDS encoding ABC transporter permease: MRRIRGQLLASILVNAIYEMKNYPVVLLNTVLAPLSFLTLIWFVSQGSLLGPAIIGGLIMTMFSSGTSLQADLSHLKNDFKLQDMVVSSPTSASVYVVGIAISELIYSMPAIAILSTLFFFFVPVTLVQLGGIVVVLALVFVTSVSLGFALATLSSDIVQSFAFTRLLTTLFSTLAPVYYPITYIPMPYRYLAYLSPTTYAAQIVQNLSGSLVSTNEELIIDWAVLISLSLVFLWIGISKSRWREK, encoded by the coding sequence ATGAGACGCATCAGGGGGCAGCTGCTCGCGTCCATACTGGTGAACGCGATCTACGAGATGAAGAACTACCCGGTGGTGCTGCTGAACACCGTCCTGGCCCCGCTCTCGTTCCTCACCCTCATCTGGTTCGTCAGCCAAGGCAGCCTGCTGGGACCGGCGATCATAGGCGGCCTGATCATGACCATGTTCTCCAGCGGGACATCGCTGCAGGCGGACCTGTCCCACCTCAAGAACGATTTCAAGCTCCAGGACATGGTGGTCAGTTCGCCGACCAGCGCATCCGTCTACGTGGTCGGGATAGCGATCTCCGAGCTCATCTATTCCATGCCGGCCATAGCCATCCTCTCCACCTTGTTCTTTTTCTTCGTGCCGGTGACGCTGGTGCAACTGGGGGGGATAGTCGTGGTGTTGGCGCTGGTCTTCGTCACCTCGGTGTCGCTCGGATTCGCTCTGGCCACTCTCTCCTCTGATATAGTGCAGAGCTTCGCCTTCACCCGTCTCCTCACCACCTTGTTCTCGACCTTGGCCCCGGTGTACTATCCGATAACCTACATCCCGATGCCGTATCGGTACCTGGCCTACCTTTCCCCGACCACATACGCGGCACAGATAGTACAGAACCTGAGCGGGTCCTTGGTATCGACCAACGAGGAACTGATCATCGATTGGGCTGTACTTATCAGCCTATCGCTAGTGTTCCTTTGGATCGGGATTTCCAAGTCCAGATGGAGGGAGAAGTGA
- a CDS encoding ABC transporter ATP-binding protein yields MVRDGEIVCSDIGKVFSTGKKALTSVDFSIPANGIFALIGRNGAGKTTLTRILSTLLEPSSGKATIEGLDVMADAKILRERMSIVPQEGRAVQWMTPLQSVSSYLLWRGMTYKESRSKGSEALARVGLAEVANRLNRTLSGGMKRKVLVAMVIAAESDYIFLDEPTTGLDPISRQEIWNLMTDLSKDRFMFLTTHYLEEAERVADRIGILDNGRLLALGSMNDLRKRIRHQYSVKVPHGVDLPEVEGEVLARKDGQVQIMTTQDEALRLSRILIEKKTQFSLNPIDLDDIFSDVVGGGTMNDEDGGK; encoded by the coding sequence ATGGTGCGTGATGGCGAGATAGTCTGCAGCGACATCGGCAAGGTTTTCAGCACGGGCAAGAAGGCCCTCACCTCGGTTGATTTTTCCATACCAGCCAACGGCATCTTCGCCCTGATCGGGAGGAACGGGGCGGGCAAGACCACACTGACCCGGATACTCTCCACCCTGCTGGAACCATCATCAGGCAAGGCCACCATAGAAGGACTGGACGTGATGGCGGACGCCAAGATCCTCCGGGAAAGGATGTCCATCGTCCCACAGGAGGGGAGGGCGGTCCAATGGATGACCCCCCTGCAGAGCGTCTCCTCGTATCTTCTATGGCGGGGGATGACCTACAAGGAATCCCGGAGCAAAGGGAGCGAGGCGCTGGCCAGGGTCGGTCTGGCAGAGGTTGCCAACCGGCTCAACCGGACCCTCTCGGGCGGGATGAAGCGGAAGGTCCTGGTGGCCATGGTCATCGCCGCTGAATCCGATTATATCTTCCTGGACGAACCGACCACCGGCCTGGACCCCATCTCCCGTCAGGAGATATGGAACCTCATGACCGACCTGAGCAAGGACCGGTTCATGTTCTTGACGACCCATTACCTGGAGGAGGCGGAAAGGGTCGCGGACCGGATCGGCATCCTGGACAACGGAAGGCTGCTGGCGCTGGGAAGCATGAACGATCTGAGGAAGAGGATCAGGCACCAGTACAGCGTCAAGGTGCCCCATGGGGTCGACCTGCCGGAGGTCGAGGGCGAGGTCCTGGCCAGGAAGGACGGTCAGGTACAGATCATGACCACCCAGGACGAGGCCCTGAGGCTATCAAGGATACTGATCGAGAAGAAGACCCAGTTCTCCCTCAACCCGATAGACCTGGACGACATATTCTCCGATGTCGTTGGCGGGGGAACGATGAACGATGAGGACGGCGGCAAATGA
- the thpR gene encoding RNA 2',3'-cyclic phosphodiesterase yields MGLFRGFISVDISEIGELVKLDRELQKVGGGMRPVSMDIIHVTLKFLGETDEAAIPKIIEAMDKAVKGVPPFEIALKGMGSFPSPNNIRVVWVGMQGAEALVGIAKVLDDELARLGFEKEERPFSPHLTVGRMKDPTGTEQVKGIIERFKDHDFGTRSVRSIRLKKSVLGSKGPTYTTVAEVVLQGL; encoded by the coding sequence ATGGGCCTTTTCAGAGGTTTCATCTCCGTCGACATCTCGGAGATAGGAGAACTGGTCAAGCTCGATCGCGAGCTGCAGAAGGTGGGAGGCGGCATGAGGCCGGTCTCGATGGACATCATCCATGTGACCCTCAAGTTCCTGGGGGAGACGGACGAGGCGGCCATCCCCAAGATCATCGAGGCCATGGACAAGGCGGTGAAGGGAGTGCCTCCCTTCGAGATCGCCTTGAAAGGAATGGGATCTTTCCCTTCCCCGAACAATATCCGGGTGGTATGGGTGGGAATGCAGGGGGCGGAAGCCCTGGTCGGCATCGCCAAAGTATTGGACGATGAGCTCGCAAGACTGGGTTTCGAAAAGGAGGAGAGGCCGTTCTCGCCGCATCTGACCGTCGGCAGGATGAAGGACCCGACCGGAACGGAACAGGTCAAGGGCATCATCGAACGGTTCAAGGACCACGACTTCGGCACCAGATCTGTGAGATCCATCAGGCTGAAGAAGAGCGTGCTCGGTTCAAAGGGCCCGACCTACACGACCGTTGCCGAGGTCGTTCTTCAGGGATTGTAG